The following coding sequences are from one Caloenas nicobarica isolate bCalNic1 chromosome 25, bCalNic1.hap1, whole genome shotgun sequence window:
- the LETM2 gene encoding LETM1 domain-containing protein LETM2, mitochondrial encodes MTACGWNALLAAARPGFRGSHLLVHSSPPYAPALAFVQLVDSHLNRALVRDSEKQRWLRCAQMGTGLRTFHTSACSRQEPRADPPPHRSAVNRDTKPAKTPTKNIVETPVGKKSLRQRVVDELKHYYNGFHLLWIDTKVAARMVWRLLHGQVLTRRERRRLLRTCADLFRLVPFLVFVIVPFMEFLLPVFLKLFPEMLPSTFETESKKEEKQKKKLSAKLELAKFLQETVAEMAKRNKTDTGQGKQFSSYVHQIRHTGHRPSTQEIVRFSKLFEDELTLEHLERPQLVALCKLLELQPIGTNNLLRFQLLLRLRTIKADDEMIAKEGVGGLSVSELQSACRARGMRSLGLSEEQLKEQLRQWLDLHLKENVPPSLLLLSRALYLIDVKPQSVPVPQNKISGTAEMVTSVPEGREMLLDPAPVVQGKKNEEFVSQTTEKLTIPEMSVKPPPQETKLEASQSSKAGANGV; translated from the exons ATGACCGCCTGCGGCTGGAACGCGCTGCTGGCCGCGGCCAGGCCCGG TTTCAGGGGCTCCCACCTTCTTGTGCACTCCAGTCCCCCATACGCTCCAGCACTTGCTTTTGTCCAACTTGTGGATTCTCATCTAAACCGGGCTTTGGTCAGAGACTCTGAGAAGCAGCGATGGCTGCGCTGCGCACAGATGGGCACCGGCCTGCGAACGTTCCACACGTCCGCCTGCTCGCGTCAGGAGCCCCGGGCTGACCCTCCGCCCCACCGAAGTGCCGTGAACCGAGACACTAAACCTGCTAAAACTCCAACAAAAAACATCGTAGAGACTCCAGTGGGAAAAAAGTCCTTGCGCCAAAGGGTGGTGGATGAGCTGAAACATTATTACAACGGGTTCCACTTGCTGTGGATTGACACCAAGGTGGCTGCCAGGATGGTGTGGAGGCTGCTACACGGTCAGGTCCTCACCAGGAGGGAGAGGCGAAGG ctgctgcgAACATGTGCGGATCTCTTCCGGCTGGTTCCCTTCCTCGTGTTCGTCATCGTCCCCTTCATGGAGTTCCTATTACCTGTGTTCTTGAAGCTCTTTCCTGAAATGCTGCCCTCAACGTTTGAGACAGAGTCAAAAAAG gaagagaagcagaagaagaagctAAGTGCAAAGCTGGAGTTAGCAAAGTTCCTGCAGGAGACTGTGGCAGAGATGGCcaaaaggaacaaaactgaTACAGGACAAGGCAAACAATTCTCTTCCTACGTGCACCAG ATTCGTCACACCGGCCACCGGCCCAGCACCCAAGAGATCGTGCGCTTCTCCAAGCTGTTTGAAGACGAGCTGACCCTGGAACACTTGGAGCGGCCACAGCTCGTAGCTCTTTGCAAATTGCTTGAGCTGCAGCCCATTGGCACCAACAACCTGCTCCgctttcagctcctgctgagACTCAGAACCATCAAGGCGGATGATGAA atGATTGCCAAGGAAGGAGTCGGTGGGCTGAGCGTGTCGGAGCTGCAGAGCGCCTGCAGAGCCCGGGGGATGCGCTCGCTGGGGCTCTCGGAGGAGCAGCTCAAGGAGCAGCTCAGACAG TGGCTGGATCTGCATTTAAAAGAGAATGTTCCACCTtctctgctcctgctttccCGTGCCTTGTACTTAATAGATGTGAAGCCACAGTCTGTTCCAGTTCCACAAAATAAG ATAAGTGGAACTGCTGAAATGGTGACATCTGTTCCTGAAGGTCGGGAGATGCTGCTGGATCCTGCCCCCGttgtacagggaaaaaag AATGAAGAATTTGTGTCTCAGACAACAGAGAAATTGACAATCCCAGAGATGTCAGTTAAGCCTCCCCCACAAGAg ACTAAACTGGAAGCATCTCAGAGCAGCAAGGCCGGCGCCAATGGGGTTTAG